A region from the Bacillota bacterium genome encodes:
- a CDS encoding ABC transporter ATP-binding protein — protein sequence MRPVKIFMEDVGKVFHLKTGLVTAIQHLTLAVYEGEFLCIVGPSGCGKTTLLRILAGLETQTSGSVTVNFGDDTRPLSSVVFQEQSIFPWLTVRENVAYGLRMRRVNKKLRNSIADYYIRKIGLAAFADSYPHQLSGGMKQRVSVARAFANDPQILLMDEPFGALDEQNRVLLQQELLKIWEGSQKTAIFITHSIDEALTLGDRVLVMTAHPGTIKAIVDIDLPRPRRVTEIRRNPLFLELFTKIWEYLEEEVLKAREANGFRVDSTDGSN from the coding sequence ATGCGACCTGTCAAGATATTCATGGAGGATGTTGGCAAGGTATTCCACTTGAAAACGGGGCTGGTAACCGCAATACAACACCTCACACTTGCCGTCTATGAAGGCGAATTCCTGTGTATCGTGGGGCCGAGCGGCTGCGGCAAGACAACATTGCTAAGGATCCTCGCAGGCCTCGAAACACAAACATCTGGCTCCGTGACTGTGAACTTTGGGGATGACACACGGCCCCTCTCGTCCGTCGTCTTCCAGGAACAGTCGATCTTCCCGTGGCTCACGGTGCGGGAAAACGTCGCATATGGCTTGAGGATGCGGCGTGTCAACAAGAAGCTGAGGAATTCAATTGCTGACTACTATATCAGGAAGATCGGCCTGGCGGCCTTTGCCGACTCCTACCCGCACCAACTCTCGGGCGGGATGAAGCAGCGGGTGAGCGTGGCGCGTGCTTTTGCCAACGACCCCCAGATTCTGTTGATGGATGAGCCATTTGGTGCGCTCGATGAGCAGAACAGGGTCCTCTTGCAGCAGGAGCTCCTCAAGATATGGGAGGGGAGCCAGAAGACCGCCATATTCATCACGCACAGTATAGACGAGGCCCTGACCCTCGGCGACAGGGTGCTCGTAATGACCGCCCATCCCGGGACGATCAAGGCTATAGTGGACATCGACCTCCCGCGGCCGCGGCGGGTTACGGAGATAAGGCGGAACCCTCTCTTCCTTGAATTGTTTACGAAGATATGGGAGTATCTAGAGGAGGAGGTGCTGAAGGCCCGCGAGGCGAACGGCTTCAGAGTGGACTCAACTGACGGATCCAACTAA
- the ade gene encoding adenine deaminase, which translates to MERQRLSEITRDLVAAATGRVKADLVIRGGNLVNVNTAEIMNGVDVAIKHGRVVLVGDATHAIGEGTRVLDATGYYLVPGLLDGHVHVESSMVTVTEFARAVLPHGTTGIFMDPHEIANVLGVEGVKLMVDEGRGLPLKVYATMPSCVPAAPGFEDAGATIGPGDIREAMRWEGIIGLGEMMNFPGVLAGDKGVHAEIAEALRAGKVVTGHYSIPETGTGLQAYIAAGIASCHESTRKEDALVRLRLGMYAKMREGSAWHDVKATIKSVTETRVDTRHAVLVTDDMHPDTLVNLGHLNHVVRRAIEEGVDPVRAIQMATINVADCFGLSRDLGSISPGRCADILLVRDLASMRVDKVIADGELVAENGELLVPLPDVTYPELATHSVHLARPLRVEDFIIRPIMRTPANEANLARRTNGNHFTTVRAIEVIEARVGTRHVLVELSVRNNPGTGEEEVSASAEHGVAKVAVIERHRGDRGIGLGFVRGFGFKEGAVASTVAHDSHNLLVVGMTDEDMAFAANTLAECGGGMVAVNRGEVLALVPLPIAGLMSDQPVREVARQVEELEGAWRRLGCRLVSPFMTMALLSLPVLPELRITNRGLVDTMKFKFVDVFGDAFGNGRDQASQV; encoded by the coding sequence ATGGAACGTCAAAGATTATCGGAGATAACTCGAGATCTTGTCGCGGCGGCGACGGGCCGAGTGAAGGCGGATCTCGTAATCAGGGGTGGGAATCTTGTAAACGTCAATACCGCCGAGATCATGAACGGCGTCGACGTCGCTATCAAGCATGGACGAGTGGTCCTGGTCGGCGATGCGACCCACGCCATCGGGGAGGGGACCAGGGTCCTCGATGCCACGGGCTATTACCTGGTGCCCGGCCTGCTCGACGGCCATGTCCATGTGGAGAGCAGCATGGTCACGGTCACAGAATTTGCGCGCGCCGTCCTGCCGCATGGCACCACGGGAATCTTTATGGACCCGCACGAGATTGCAAATGTGCTCGGCGTCGAGGGAGTAAAACTGATGGTGGATGAGGGAAGGGGCCTTCCCCTCAAGGTCTACGCCACAATGCCATCGTGCGTGCCGGCGGCGCCGGGTTTCGAGGACGCAGGCGCCACCATCGGCCCGGGAGATATCCGCGAAGCCATGCGCTGGGAGGGCATCATCGGTCTCGGGGAGATGATGAATTTCCCGGGAGTCCTGGCGGGAGACAAAGGCGTTCACGCCGAGATAGCGGAGGCCCTCAGGGCAGGCAAGGTTGTCACCGGGCACTATTCTATCCCTGAAACGGGGACAGGCCTGCAGGCATATATAGCGGCGGGGATCGCTTCGTGTCACGAGTCCACGCGAAAGGAGGATGCCCTCGTCAGGCTCAGGCTTGGCATGTACGCCAAGATGCGCGAGGGTTCAGCGTGGCACGACGTCAAGGCGACCATCAAGAGCGTGACGGAGACGAGGGTCGATACGAGGCACGCGGTCCTCGTGACTGACGACATGCACCCTGACACGCTGGTCAACCTCGGCCACCTGAACCACGTGGTCCGGCGCGCGATCGAGGAAGGCGTTGATCCCGTAAGAGCCATTCAAATGGCCACGATAAATGTTGCCGACTGTTTCGGCCTCAGCAGGGACCTTGGCAGTATATCGCCGGGCAGGTGCGCGGACATCCTGCTCGTCAGGGACCTGGCAAGCATGCGAGTGGACAAGGTCATCGCCGACGGCGAGCTTGTCGCCGAGAACGGGGAATTGCTCGTGCCGCTGCCGGACGTCACTTATCCCGAGCTGGCGACCCATTCAGTTCACCTTGCGCGACCACTGAGGGTGGAGGATTTTATCATACGGCCTATCATGCGGACCCCCGCAAACGAGGCAAACCTCGCCCGCAGAACGAACGGTAACCATTTCACCACCGTCAGGGCAATAGAGGTAATCGAGGCAAGGGTGGGAACCAGGCATGTCCTGGTCGAGCTCTCCGTGCGTAACAACCCCGGCACCGGTGAGGAGGAAGTCAGCGCCTCGGCAGAGCATGGTGTTGCAAAGGTCGCCGTCATCGAGCGGCACCGTGGGGACAGGGGTATAGGGCTCGGGTTCGTCAGGGGCTTTGGATTCAAGGAAGGGGCTGTTGCATCCACGGTCGCGCACGATAGCCACAACCTTCTCGTGGTCGGGATGACGGATGAAGACATGGCCTTCGCAGCCAACACCCTGGCGGAATGTGGCGGAGGCATGGTCGCCGTAAACCGCGGGGAGGTTCTCGCCCTGGTGCCGCTACCGATCGCGGGCCTCATGTCCGACCAGCCCGTGCGGGAAGTAGCGCGCCAGGTCGAGGAGCTCGAGGGAGCCTGGCGCCGGCTAGGCTGTCGCCTTGTTTCCCCCTTCATGACAATGGCCCTGCTCTCGCTCCCTGTTTTACCGGAGCTTCGTATCACCAATCGTGGGCTCGTGGACACCATGAAATTTAAGTTTGTGGATGTTTTCGGGGATGCTTTCGGGAACGGCCGGGATCAGGCGAGTCAGGTCTAA
- a CDS encoding metallophosphoesterase: protein MKILALADREEALLYDHYSEKRFSGVDLILSCGDLAPEYLSFLTTMINVPLFYVRGNHDLIYDVRKPEGCINIDGRIVTYKGLRIMGFEGSKPYTNEAVQYTEWDMRLKVIKVLPRLLLNRRVDIILTHAPPLEIHDMSDVCHRGFQVFRWLIKSYKPRYFLHGHVHLNYTSDRSRVTTIDGTHVINCDGFYLFDYEKGPGNGRTLEGGPR from the coding sequence ATGAAAATCTTGGCCTTAGCCGACCGCGAGGAGGCTTTGCTTTATGACCACTACTCCGAGAAGCGGTTCAGCGGGGTGGATCTTATTCTATCCTGCGGCGACCTGGCGCCTGAATACCTCTCGTTTTTGACGACCATGATAAACGTGCCCCTCTTCTACGTGAGGGGCAATCATGACCTGATCTACGATGTCAGAAAGCCTGAAGGCTGCATAAACATCGATGGCAGGATCGTGACCTACAAGGGACTCCGGATCATGGGATTTGAGGGATCAAAACCATATACGAACGAGGCGGTCCAGTACACCGAGTGGGATATGCGCTTGAAGGTCATTAAGGTTCTCCCGCGGTTGCTGCTGAACCGCAGGGTCGATATAATCTTAACGCACGCTCCCCCACTGGAGATCCACGACATGTCCGATGTATGCCACCGGGGCTTTCAAGTGTTCAGGTGGCTCATCAAGTCATATAAGCCCAGGTATTTCCTCCACGGGCACGTACATCTGAATTACACAAGCGACAGGTCGCGGGTGACCACCATTGACGGGACACATGTGATAAACTGCGATGGATTCTATCTCTTCGACTACGAAAAGGGCCCGGGCAACGGGAGGACTCTAGAAGGGGGACCCCGCTGA
- a CDS encoding NDP-sugar synthase gives MKALLLAGGLGTRLHPLTYNLPKPMVPVANRPWLEHLLGLLKRHNISEVICSLCYRPEIIMNYFGDGSAFGIRMQYVVEKTPLGTGGAIRFAEHLLDDTFLVFNADIVTDLDLTSVVNFHKQNKARVTIALTWVDDPTAYGAVEMDRNGRILKFIEKPSKDQITTNFVNAGVYVFEPDILERIPRGRPVSLEREVYPSLLDEGVPVYGYGSRFYWMDLGTHKRYLALHADIFQGKLNLEIQGKRNNAGTATGIATANDNPGGGAISLGDQRDQVIIGREAHVHPTSRIHGPVIIGDRCVVNAGAVVGPMTVLGPGVVVGEGTHVRNSVIWAGTRIGSRAHLDRVIVGENYTVEDGRELRSMAIAES, from the coding sequence GTGAAAGCCCTACTGCTTGCTGGAGGGCTCGGGACGAGGTTGCACCCGCTAACCTACAACCTGCCGAAGCCAATGGTTCCCGTAGCAAACCGTCCCTGGCTGGAGCATCTCCTCGGCCTCCTCAAGAGGCATAATATCTCGGAGGTTATCTGCAGTCTATGTTACCGTCCCGAGATCATAATGAATTACTTCGGCGACGGCAGCGCCTTCGGGATACGAATGCAATACGTCGTCGAGAAAACTCCACTTGGGACGGGTGGGGCTATCCGGTTTGCGGAGCACCTTCTAGATGATACCTTTCTGGTTTTCAATGCTGATATAGTCACTGACCTGGACCTTACGTCCGTCGTGAATTTCCATAAACAGAACAAGGCAAGGGTGACGATCGCACTTACATGGGTTGACGATCCGACGGCCTACGGCGCCGTGGAGATGGACAGGAATGGCCGCATCCTGAAATTTATCGAAAAGCCGTCAAAAGACCAGATCACCACCAACTTCGTAAATGCCGGGGTTTATGTATTCGAACCCGATATCCTAGAGCGGATACCGAGAGGCCGGCCCGTATCCCTCGAGAGAGAAGTATATCCTTCCCTCCTCGATGAGGGCGTCCCGGTTTATGGTTACGGTTCCAGGTTCTACTGGATGGATCTAGGAACCCACAAACGATACCTGGCCCTCCACGCGGATATTTTCCAGGGCAAGCTCAACCTCGAGATCCAGGGCAAGAGGAACAACGCTGGCACCGCAACTGGCATCGCTACTGCAAATGATAACCCAGGCGGTGGTGCCATATCCCTGGGCGACCAGCGAGATCAGGTGATAATCGGGCGCGAGGCTCATGTGCATCCGACATCGAGGATCCATGGACCTGTGATAATCGGGGACAGGTGCGTAGTGAACGCTGGCGCCGTAGTGGGGCCGATGACGGTGCTGGGTCCGGGCGTGGTGGTCGGGGAAGGAACCCACGTGAGGAACAGCGTCATCTGGGCCGGGACGCGGATCGGCTCGCGGGCCCACCTAGACAGGGTGATCGTTGGCGAGAATTACACCGTGGAAGATGGGAGAGAGCTTCGATCCATGGCTATCGCTGAGAGCTAA
- a CDS encoding glycosyltransferase codes for MNIIYLTTYPPRKCGIAIFAADLIEAMIARNGPESSKVIAISDVQEYLYGPEVVAEISQMRRQDYVKAALLVNESDADLVHVQHEYGIFGGKFGAYLLDFLANVKKPVVVTLHTVQINPEREIVNVLREIARFSRVLIVMAEKARDSLAKVYGIDPKKITVIPHGVPNMRPMRREALKSKYDLNGRKVISTLGLINPGKGIEYAIQSLPAVVKKHPDVVYLVIGQTHPVVQRQMGEAYRMSLYKMITRLDLQHHVRFIDEFLTKDKLLEYLALTDIYLTPYINKEQITSGTLAYAVALGKAIVSTPYFYAEEMLAGNRGLLADFKDPESIAGCILDILNTPGKQRELERKTRAFGRNMSWPSVAGLHEILFQNIMAKKVHLGTAAATISE; via the coding sequence GTGAACATTATCTACCTGACGACATATCCCCCGCGAAAATGCGGAATAGCGATATTTGCCGCTGATCTCATTGAAGCGATGATCGCTCGAAACGGGCCTGAGTCATCAAAGGTCATAGCTATAAGCGATGTGCAAGAATACCTCTACGGCCCCGAGGTTGTCGCGGAGATATCCCAGATGAGGAGGCAGGATTATGTAAAGGCGGCCCTGCTGGTCAACGAATCAGATGCCGACCTTGTTCACGTTCAACACGAATACGGCATTTTCGGCGGGAAGTTCGGGGCCTACCTTTTAGACTTCCTTGCGAACGTGAAAAAGCCAGTCGTCGTGACCCTTCACACGGTTCAAATAAATCCTGAACGCGAAATCGTAAACGTCTTGCGGGAAATAGCGAGGTTTAGCAGGGTCCTTATTGTCATGGCAGAAAAGGCCCGCGATTCCTTGGCAAAGGTGTATGGCATCGACCCCAAAAAGATCACGGTTATCCCGCATGGCGTCCCAAACATGCGGCCCATGCGTAGAGAGGCTTTGAAGTCAAAATACGACCTCAACGGGCGCAAAGTCATCTCAACCCTGGGATTGATAAACCCGGGGAAGGGCATAGAATATGCTATCCAGTCCCTCCCGGCCGTCGTAAAGAAACACCCCGATGTCGTTTACCTGGTCATCGGGCAGACGCACCCCGTGGTTCAACGCCAGATGGGCGAGGCGTATCGCATGTCGCTATATAAGATGATAACCAGGCTGGACCTGCAGCATCACGTGAGATTCATTGATGAGTTCCTGACAAAGGACAAACTCCTTGAATATCTCGCGCTTACGGACATCTACCTTACACCATACATAAACAAGGAGCAGATCACCAGCGGGACGCTTGCCTACGCGGTAGCGCTCGGCAAGGCGATCGTCTCGACGCCGTACTTCTATGCCGAGGAAATGCTCGCGGGCAACCGGGGTCTCCTTGCCGATTTCAAGGATCCAGAGTCTATAGCCGGATGTATACTGGATATCCTGAATACGCCCGGCAAACAGCGGGAGCTCGAACGCAAAACCCGCGCTTTTGGGCGCAACATGAGCTGGCCCTCTGTCGCGGGGCTCCACGAGATTCTATTCCAGAACATAATGGCCAAGAAAGTGCACCTGGGGACAGCTGCTGCAACTATATCAGAATAA
- a CDS encoding glycosyltransferase yields the protein MRRQAAEYASLPMPKLNLDHLFRLTDCTGMIQHSVFSIPDYESGYTTDDNARALRAALQLYDLTGDTRLLELAVRYIGFLAYTQRETGKWRNFVGYTREFLEEEGSEDSFGRAVHACSFAARTRAHGGIARLANQLLERALPWVSSLRAPRAMAFCIAGLAELHYEHPDPKIYSLMCTLADSLVELYRSASDAKKKWHWFEDRLTYCNAAFSKAFFLAYMASEKHIYLKIARESLDFLSSAMFKGGKLKVIGNHGWWLKGARPAEFDEQPVDAGLMVEAFLAGYSATEDSSYYSQAIDAFAWFLGRNSIGVHLYDPGTGGCFDGITPDGANLNQGAESLLAYMLAYLKLREMEVKRNEAAG from the coding sequence ATGAGAAGACAGGCGGCAGAATACGCCAGCCTGCCGATGCCGAAACTCAACCTTGACCATCTCTTCAGATTGACCGATTGTACGGGGATGATACAACACTCTGTATTTTCAATACCCGATTACGAAAGCGGTTATACTACCGATGATAACGCCCGAGCTTTGAGGGCGGCATTACAATTGTATGATCTGACAGGCGATACCAGGCTGCTCGAGCTGGCTGTGAGGTACATCGGTTTCCTGGCTTACACGCAACGCGAAACAGGGAAGTGGCGCAACTTTGTGGGGTATACGCGCGAATTTCTCGAGGAAGAGGGATCGGAGGATTCCTTCGGTCGCGCCGTTCATGCCTGTAGCTTCGCAGCGCGCACACGAGCGCACGGCGGCATCGCGCGGCTGGCGAACCAGCTCTTGGAGCGAGCTCTCCCGTGGGTGTCGAGCCTGAGGGCCCCGAGGGCTATGGCCTTTTGCATCGCGGGGCTGGCCGAGCTGCACTATGAGCATCCAGACCCGAAGATATATAGTTTAATGTGCACGCTGGCGGATTCCCTGGTTGAACTTTACCGCAGTGCCTCTGACGCAAAGAAGAAGTGGCATTGGTTCGAAGACAGGTTGACCTATTGTAACGCCGCATTTTCAAAGGCCTTCTTTCTTGCATATATGGCGAGCGAGAAACATATATACCTCAAGATCGCCAGGGAGAGCCTCGACTTCCTCTCAAGTGCAATGTTCAAGGGTGGCAAGCTCAAGGTGATAGGGAACCACGGGTGGTGGCTCAAAGGGGCGAGGCCGGCGGAATTTGACGAGCAGCCAGTCGACGCAGGGCTTATGGTGGAGGCCTTCCTGGCAGGTTATTCAGCCACAGAGGATTCTTCTTACTATTCTCAAGCGATAGACGCCTTCGCCTGGTTTCTGGGCAGGAATTCCATAGGGGTGCACCTTTATGACCCAGGCACGGGGGGATGCTTCGATGGCATAACTCCAGACGGGGCGAATCTCAACCAGGGAGCTGAATCCCTACTGGCCTACATGCTTGCCTACCTGAAACTACGTGAAATGGAGGTGAAGCGAAATGAAGCTGCAGGATGA
- a CDS encoding BON domain-containing protein → MKLQDDLLCKRIGSAIKEDGFLSHCPITVNCLDGTAFLRGKVETPEQRIEAERIARHTYGVRSVVNELGFYRHSLRG, encoded by the coding sequence ATGAAGCTGCAGGATGATTTGCTCTGCAAGCGAATCGGCTCTGCCATCAAGGAGGATGGTTTCCTGAGCCACTGTCCGATTACAGTCAACTGCCTCGACGGAACCGCCTTCCTTCGTGGCAAGGTCGAGACCCCTGAACAGAGGATAGAGGCTGAGCGCATCGCGCGTCACACCTATGGTGTTAGAAGCGTTGTAAACGAGCTCGGTTTCTATAGACACAGCCTGCGTGGTTAG
- a CDS encoding glycosyl transferase family 36, with protein sequence MNYGNFSSDGREFIITTPATPRPWANYLTNGRYCALISHTGGGYSFVGSSGYNRITRAYPGEMTMTDRPGRYVYVRDEATGEFFSINWQPVQHPYETWECRHGMGYTQISSKNAGIEGQIIFFVPLDDDVEIWLVSLKNTTSQPRRLSVFTYVEWCLGSYGFDLIETSFASLFKSVGFDEGVGAIIAKMGLWDVGHRAAKPHMPWNRHAFIATSLPVVGFDGLREEFVGRYRSLANPVVVERGQCANSDGFGRDAVGVLQGRVELSPGQEQAFTIIMGAPDDEKAIGSLAGKFQDTSNATEELDRLKSFWDNYLNRVVVSTLDPDFDLSVNIWNKYQSWVTFNWSRMSSYYIGGGSMFGLRDTSQDLLGVLPNDPPLARAKLREVLRHQFRDGGTLHNWDPITDTGPRTGHSDDALWLVLATAEYLKETGDFNFLEELVPYYDGTEGTVFDHLRKSIEFTIFHTSPRGIPLMVAGDWNDGLDQVGEEGKGESVMTAEFLCWMLKEMIDICELRNDQALVKDYRAQRDKLIAKINEFYWDGAWYARGTTDEGELFGSSRNKYGRIYLNAQSWAVLSGAAPPERALACMEAARKHLDTRYGPAIFLPAYAEPDPHIGIITMFSPGVKENGTIFNHPVCWAVIAEAMLGRGERAYDLFKRSSFITRGKDPDTYKVEPYIYCEYVYGPDSKFFGQGEFSWTTGTAAWMLKACLDWILGVRPEYGGLRVDPVIPPDWEGFTIRRPFRKATYDIEVANPERVSRGVKQVVMDGKPFEGNLLPPVSDRKTHKVQVTMGR encoded by the coding sequence TTGAATTACGGCAATTTCTCCAGCGACGGACGGGAATTTATTATCACCACCCCGGCCACACCGCGCCCCTGGGCAAACTACCTGACGAATGGCAGGTACTGTGCCCTGATCTCACATACAGGCGGAGGCTACTCCTTCGTTGGAAGCTCGGGTTATAACCGCATAACCCGGGCTTACCCCGGAGAAATGACCATGACCGACCGGCCGGGGCGATATGTTTACGTGCGCGACGAGGCTACCGGCGAATTCTTTAGCATCAACTGGCAGCCGGTGCAGCATCCCTATGAAACCTGGGAGTGCCGGCACGGGATGGGCTACACGCAAATTAGCTCAAAAAACGCCGGCATCGAGGGGCAAATCATCTTTTTCGTGCCCCTGGATGATGACGTCGAAATCTGGCTAGTTTCCCTCAAAAACACAACGAGCCAGCCGCGGCGTTTGAGCGTCTTCACCTACGTGGAATGGTGCCTCGGGAGCTATGGCTTTGACCTCATTGAGACGAGCTTCGCCAGCCTTTTCAAGTCCGTTGGGTTCGATGAGGGCGTCGGCGCCATCATAGCCAAGATGGGGCTATGGGACGTGGGACACCGTGCCGCAAAACCCCACATGCCCTGGAACCGCCATGCCTTTATTGCGACAAGCCTTCCCGTGGTCGGATTCGACGGGCTGCGGGAGGAGTTTGTCGGCCGCTACCGTTCCCTGGCGAACCCAGTTGTGGTTGAGCGGGGGCAATGCGCAAACTCCGATGGCTTCGGCCGGGACGCCGTCGGCGTTCTGCAGGGCAGGGTCGAGCTATCGCCGGGCCAGGAACAGGCCTTCACCATCATAATGGGGGCGCCTGATGACGAAAAGGCCATCGGGTCGCTCGCCGGGAAATTCCAGGATACCTCGAACGCCACTGAGGAGCTTGACCGCCTGAAATCTTTCTGGGATAATTACCTTAACCGTGTGGTGGTCTCAACCCTTGATCCTGATTTCGACCTTTCGGTAAATATATGGAATAAATACCAATCATGGGTGACGTTTAACTGGTCCCGCATGAGCTCCTACTATATAGGAGGGGGCTCCATGTTCGGGCTGCGCGATACCTCCCAGGACTTGCTGGGCGTCCTTCCCAACGATCCCCCGCTTGCCAGGGCCAAGCTCAGGGAGGTCCTAAGGCATCAGTTCCGCGACGGGGGTACGCTCCACAACTGGGACCCCATAACGGATACCGGGCCCCGTACCGGCCACTCCGACGATGCGCTGTGGCTCGTCCTTGCAACCGCCGAATACCTGAAGGAAACGGGGGATTTCAATTTCCTCGAGGAGCTCGTGCCCTACTACGACGGGACAGAGGGCACGGTGTTCGATCATCTCAGGAAATCTATAGAGTTTACCATCTTCCATACGAGCCCCCGGGGCATCCCCTTGATGGTTGCCGGCGATTGGAATGACGGCCTCGACCAGGTTGGCGAGGAAGGCAAGGGCGAAAGCGTGATGACCGCCGAGTTCCTGTGCTGGATGCTCAAGGAAATGATCGACATCTGCGAGTTAAGGAATGACCAGGCCCTGGTGAAGGATTACAGGGCCCAGAGGGACAAGCTGATCGCCAAGATCAATGAGTTCTATTGGGATGGCGCCTGGTACGCCCGGGGGACCACGGATGAGGGTGAGCTCTTCGGGAGCTCGAGGAATAAATATGGTCGCATCTACTTAAATGCCCAGAGCTGGGCAGTCCTCTCGGGCGCAGCGCCGCCCGAACGGGCGCTCGCATGCATGGAGGCGGCCCGGAAACACCTAGACACCAGGTACGGGCCGGCGATCTTCCTGCCGGCATACGCCGAGCCGGACCCGCACATAGGTATCATAACCATGTTCAGCCCCGGGGTCAAGGAGAACGGCACGATATTCAACCACCCCGTCTGCTGGGCCGTTATAGCCGAGGCTATGCTGGGCAGGGGTGAACGCGCTTACGACCTTTTCAAGCGGTCCTCCTTCATCACCCGGGGGAAGGACCCTGATACATATAAAGTCGAGCCCTACATTTACTGCGAATACGTCTACGGGCCGGACTCTAAATTCTTCGGCCAGGGCGAGTTCAGCTGGACCACGGGGACTGCCGCGTGGATGTTAAAGGCGTGTCTCGACTGGATTCTGGGGGTCAGGCCGGAATACGGGGGCTTGAGGGTTGACCCCGTTATCCCCCCTGACTGGGAGGGATTCACGATCCGGCGCCCATTTCGAAAAGCTACATATGATATAGAGGTAGCAAATCCCGAGCGCGTGTCGCGGGGCGTAAAACAGGTGGTAATGGATGGCAAACCCTTCGAGGGCAACCTGCTCCCGCCCGTTTCCGACCGGAAAACCCACAAGGTCCAGGTCACCATGGGAAGGTAG
- a CDS encoding phosphomannomutase/phosphoglucomutase, with product MGKKSCKGVEALAAVEVRINPEIFREYDIRGVAERDLTSDVVYTLGQAIGTFLQNAGEKEAIVGRDNRISSPRLRDALVDGITSTGCNVLDIGVVITPAFYYARILYGINGGAMITASHNPPEFNGFKVAFGPGTLYGEQIQDLRKLAESGDFARDGRGRVSTAGPRDAYISMLAGKIQLGPRRLKVAVDCGNGTASFFAGDLMHKLGCDVIPLYCESDPGFPNHFPDPVRPQNLGALIDAVRSQGADLGVAYDGDGDRIGVVDEKGDIIWGDRLMVLFWREILPKHPGATAIIEVKCSQALVEEVERLGGKPMFYRTGHSLIKAKMREIGAVFTGEMSGHMFFADEYYGFDDALYASARLLRILSNTDATLSELLGDVPKYPATPETRVPCPDREKFNVVRSIQEHFKALYPVIDIDGARIIFPSGWGLVRASNTGPELVVRAEAKTGDALDKIKKEIEDALRSFPAVGAVRW from the coding sequence ATGGGAAAGAAGTCTTGCAAGGGGGTAGAAGCATTGGCAGCGGTAGAAGTAAGGATAAACCCCGAGATATTCAGGGAATACGACATCCGTGGTGTAGCCGAGAGAGACCTGACATCCGATGTAGTATATACCCTGGGGCAGGCGATCGGGACCTTCCTTCAGAATGCAGGAGAGAAGGAGGCCATAGTCGGGAGGGACAACAGGATATCGTCACCGAGGCTCCGCGATGCCCTGGTGGACGGGATCACATCGACGGGTTGCAACGTGCTTGACATAGGGGTCGTCATAACCCCCGCATTTTATTACGCCCGGATTCTCTACGGCATAAACGGCGGGGCTATGATAACGGCGAGCCATAACCCACCTGAATTCAATGGATTCAAGGTGGCTTTCGGCCCGGGGACGCTCTATGGCGAGCAGATCCAGGACCTGCGTAAGCTGGCTGAGAGCGGGGATTTCGCAAGAGATGGGCGCGGGCGCGTGTCAACCGCCGGCCCAAGGGACGCGTACATATCAATGCTTGCCGGGAAGATCCAGCTCGGGCCGCGCCGCCTCAAAGTCGCCGTGGACTGCGGCAACGGGACGGCATCGTTTTTCGCCGGCGACCTCATGCACAAGCTCGGCTGCGATGTGATCCCACTCTACTGCGAATCCGACCCCGGGTTCCCAAACCACTTCCCCGACCCGGTCAGGCCCCAAAACCTGGGCGCCCTCATCGACGCTGTGCGATCGCAAGGCGCGGACCTGGGCGTGGCCTATGACGGGGACGGAGACCGGATCGGCGTGGTGGATGAAAAGGGCGACATCATCTGGGGGGATCGCCTCATGGTGCTCTTCTGGCGGGAGATCCTGCCCAAGCACCCCGGGGCGACGGCCATCATCGAGGTCAAGTGCTCCCAGGCCCTCGTTGAGGAGGTTGAGCGCCTCGGGGGAAAGCCGATGTTTTACAGGACCGGCCACTCCCTGATAAAAGCCAAGATGCGCGAGATCGGAGCCGTGTTTACCGGCGAGATGTCCGGGCACATGTTCTTCGCCGATGAGTATTATGGGTTTGACGACGCCCTCTACGCGTCAGCAAGGCTCCTAAGGATCCTGTCCAACACTGATGCGACACTCTCGGAACTGCTGGGCGACGTCCCGAAGTACCCTGCGACGCCCGAGACCAGGGTGCCCTGCCCCGACCGCGAGAAGTTCAACGTCGTGCGCTCCATCCAGGAGCACTTTAAGGCCCTTTACCCCGTCATAGACATCGATGGCGCCCGCATCATCTTCCCCAGCGGGTGGGGCCTGGTCAGGGCATCCAATACCGGCCCCGAGCTGGTTGTCCGCGCCGAGGCTAAAACCGGGGATGCCCTGGACAAGATCAAAAAGGAGATCGAGGATGCCCTGCGGAGCTTCCCGGCAGTGGGTGCAGTGCGCTGGTGA